The following are encoded together in the Tripterygium wilfordii isolate XIE 37 chromosome 3, ASM1340144v1, whole genome shotgun sequence genome:
- the LOC119995213 gene encoding probable protein kinase At2g41970 has protein sequence MFCCGGAEEEPNGQLANQYTAPPRGGTPYGGGPGAGSGRGGDPRSSNVMKTGAPQKVLPIETPAIALDELNRLTGNFGQKALIGEGSYGRVFYAKLKDGQDAAIKKLDTSQEPDTDFGAQLSVVSRLKHEHFVELMAYCLEGNNRILVYQFATMGSLHDVLHGRKGVQGAEPGPVLTWNQRVKIAYGAAKGLEYLHEKVQPPIVHRDVRSSNVLLFDEFLAKIAEFNVSNASSDSAARLHSTRVLGTFGYHAPEYAMTGQITQKSDVYSFGVVLLELLTGRKPVDHTMPKGQQSLVTWATPRLSEDKVKQCVDPKLNNDYPPKAIAKLAAVAALCVQYEADFRPNMTIVVKALQPLLTSKPAGPDSHA, from the exons ATGTTCTGCTGCGGAGGTGCAGAGGAAGAACCCAACGGTCAGCTTGCAAATCAATATACAGCCCCACCCAGAGGTGGCACCCCGTATGGAGGCGGACCCGGCGCAG GCAGTGGAAGAGGAGGAGATCCAAGGAGTTCTAATGTAATGAAAACTGGTGCTCCACAGAAAGTATTGCCAATTGAAACTCCAGCTATAGCATTGGATGAGTTAAACAGATTGACTGGTAATTTTGGTCAGAAGGCTTTGATTGGAGAAGGATCGTATGGCCGGGTTTTCTACGCCAAGTTAAAAGATGGTCAGGATGCAGCAATAAAGAAACTTGATACTTCACAAGAGCCAGACACCGATTTTGGAGCTCAG TTGTCAGTAGTTTCAAGGCTCAAACATGAACATTTTGTGGAGTTGATGGCATATTGTTTGGAGGGGAACAACCGAATTCTAGTTTATCAGTTTGCAACAATGGGTTCCTTACATGATGTATTACATG GAAGGAAAGGTGTTCAAGGAGCTGAGCCAGGTCCAGTTCTAACCTGGAACCAAAGAGTTAAAATTGCATATGGTGCAGCAAAAGGCCTTGAGTATCTCCATGAGAAGGTCCAACCCCCAATAGTTCATCGCGATGTCAGATCGAGCAATGTCCTTCTTTTCGACGAATTTCTAGCCAAAATCGCTGAATTTAATGTGTCAAATGCATCTTCGGACTCGGCAGCTCGATTGCATTCAACTAGAGTGTTGGGAACCTTTGGCTACCATGCTCCAGA GTATGCCATGACAGGACAGATAACCCAAAAGAGTGATGTTTACAGTTTTGGTGTAGTTCTACTAGAGCTCTTGACAGGGAGAAAGCCAGTTGATCATACAATGCCTAAAGGACAGCAAAGTCTTGTTACTTGg GCAACTCCAAGGTTGAGTGAAGACAAAGTGAAACAATGTGTGGATCCCAAGCTAAACAATGACTATCCACCAAAAGCCATTGCTAAG TTAGCAGCTGTTGCAGCACTATGTGTTCAATATGAGGCAGATTTCAGGCCAAACATGACAATTGTGGTCAAAGCCCTTCAGCCACTGCTTACATCAAAACCAGCAGGACCCGACTCACATGCATAA
- the LOC119995425 gene encoding E3 ubiquitin-protein ligase SINAT2-like: MAPGGSTCKEVLETHSRVSDYDISTAKAETNGAPTKSPVGLGGKCGVYSDNGVHELLECPVCSDLMYPPIHQCPNGHTLCSNCKIRVRNCCPTCRYDLGNIRCLALEKVAESLELPCRYQTLGCHDIFPYYGKLKHEQHCHFRPYSCPYAGSECSITGDILALVAHLKDDHKVDMHDGCTFNHRYVKSNPNEVENATWMLTVFNCFGRQFCLHFEAFQIGTAPVYMAFLRFMGDDNEAKKFSYTLEVGGNGRKLIWQGIPRSIRDSHRKVRDSQDGLIIQRNLALYFSGGDRQELKLRVTGRIWKEE, from the exons ATGGCTCCCGGGGGAAGCACCTGCAAAGAAGTTCTGGAAACTCATTCCAGAGTCTCAGATTATGATATTTCCACAGCAAAAGCTGAGACTAATGGTGCCCCAACAAAATCACCGGTTGGTTTGGGTGGAAAATGTGGAGTGTATTCAGATAATGGTGTGCATGAGCTCCTGGAGTGTCCAGTCTGCTCAGATTTGATGTACCCTCCGATTCACCAG TGTCCCAATGGTCACACCTTATGTTCAAACTGCAAGATCAGAGTCCGAAACTGTTGCCCAACTTGCCGCTATGATCTTGGCAATATAAGGTGTTTGGCTTTGGAGAAAGTTGCGGAATCATTGGAACTTCCCTGCAGATACCAGACTTTAGGTTGTCATGATATCTTCCCCTACTATGGCAAGCTGAAGCATGAGCAACACTGTCATTTCCGTCCATACAGTTGTCCTTATGCTGGGTCTGAGTGCTCCATCACTGGTGACATTCTAGCTCTTGTTGCGCATCTTAAGGATGATCACAAGGTCGACATGCATGATGGGTGTACCTTCAACCATCGCTATGTCAAATCAAATCCTAATGAAGTTGAAAATGCGACTTGGATGCTAACC GTGTTCAATTGTTTTGGTAGACAGTTCTGCTTGCATTTTGAAGCTTTCCAGATCGGCACAGCTCCAGTCTATATGGCATTCCTACGCTTTATGGGTGATGATAACGAGGCGAAGAAATTTAGCTATACTTTGGAAGTTGGTGGGAATGGCCGTAAACTAATATGGCAAGGAATTCCCAGGAGCATCCGCGACAGTCACAGGAAAGTTCGCGATAGCCAAGATGGACTTATAATTCAGAGAAatttagctctctatttttctgGCGGGGACCGACAGGAGCTGAAGTTGAGGGTTACAGGACGTATATGGAAAGAAGAATGA